Proteins from one Comamonas flocculans genomic window:
- a CDS encoding HD-GYP domain-containing protein — MVTTAAPAAAHPDEPVWEPTHYQRAILAVCERRRVSTAKAVFSRSGLKLVEAGVQLGADNYRRLMQHELRKPLEELLTMDGLVSPASLVEFARELCQREPLLELLTQDGSEGVAAGALLVPLQAMVLPPQLAFMLSVLREQHPAHFAHAVHVALVAAYFAIRANWTRGECTNAATAGLLHDLGTLLMDPVWLDGSRPVSGAERSELMRHPLASARLVSTCEVYPRSLAVAILEHHERMDGSGYPRGLQGAQISAMGQLLLLAEVVAAFFEKYATDGAAVRLSLTLRLGHHKFPAEFTTLLLPLLQASNIQRGEPEDLAQVREAAAQISQAMALWQQLHAGLQQAGVADEPGSAQAYVAQRLHALQRSLYDAGCHPDQQEELIALLHDDAQGLKEMLFLVREALWQLRSIAHTSGTRWPLAESAGSAGEAAVQQWCAALESAAGAQA, encoded by the coding sequence ATGGTGACGACCGCCGCGCCCGCCGCCGCGCACCCCGATGAACCCGTCTGGGAGCCGACGCACTACCAGCGCGCCATCTTGGCGGTGTGCGAGCGCCGCCGGGTCAGCACCGCCAAGGCGGTGTTCTCGCGCTCGGGCCTGAAGCTGGTGGAAGCCGGCGTGCAGCTGGGTGCCGACAACTACCGGCGTCTGATGCAGCACGAGTTGCGCAAGCCGCTGGAAGAGCTGCTGACCATGGACGGGCTGGTCAGCCCCGCGTCGCTGGTGGAATTTGCCCGCGAACTCTGCCAGCGCGAGCCGTTGCTGGAGCTGCTGACGCAGGACGGCAGCGAAGGCGTGGCCGCCGGCGCGCTGCTCGTCCCGCTGCAGGCGATGGTGCTGCCGCCGCAGCTCGCCTTCATGCTCAGCGTGTTGCGCGAGCAGCATCCGGCGCACTTCGCGCATGCGGTGCACGTGGCGCTGGTGGCGGCGTATTTCGCGATCCGCGCCAACTGGACGCGCGGCGAATGCACCAACGCCGCCACCGCCGGCCTGCTGCACGACCTGGGCACGCTGCTGATGGACCCGGTCTGGCTCGACGGCTCGCGCCCGGTGAGCGGCGCGGAGCGCAGCGAGCTGATGCGCCACCCCCTGGCCAGCGCACGGCTGGTCAGCACCTGCGAGGTCTATCCGCGCTCGCTGGCCGTGGCCATCCTCGAGCACCACGAGCGCATGGACGGCAGCGGCTACCCGCGCGGCCTGCAGGGCGCGCAGATCTCGGCCATGGGCCAGCTGCTGCTGCTGGCCGAAGTGGTGGCGGCCTTCTTTGAAAAATACGCCACCGACGGCGCGGCGGTACGCCTGTCGCTCACGCTGCGGCTGGGCCACCACAAGTTTCCGGCGGAGTTCACCACGCTGCTGCTGCCCCTGCTGCAGGCAAGCAACATCCAGCGCGGCGAACCCGAAGACCTGGCGCAGGTGCGCGAGGCGGCCGCGCAGATCAGCCAGGCCATGGCGCTGTGGCAGCAGCTGCATGCCGGGCTGCAGCAGGCGGGCGTGGCCGATGAGCCGGGCAGCGCCCAGGCCTACGTGGCCCAGCGGCTGCATGCGCTGCAGAGAAGCCTGTACGACGCCGGCTGCCACCCCGACCAGCAGGAGGAGTTGATCGCGCTGCTGCACGACGACGCCCAGGGGCTCAAGGAAATGCTGTTCCTGGTGCGCGAGGCGCTGTGGCAGCTGCGCTCCATCGCCCACACCAGCGGCACCCGCTGGCCGCTGGCCGAATCCGCCGGCTCTGCCGGCGAAGCCGCAGTGCAGCAGTGGTGCGCGGCGCTCGAGAGCGCGGCCGGCGCCCAAGCGTGA
- the hisF gene encoding imidazole glycerol phosphate synthase subunit HisF yields the protein MLAKRIIPCLDVTGGRVVKGVNFVQLRDAGDPVEIAARYNEQGADELTFLDITATSDERDLILPIIEAVASQVFIPLTVGGGVRSVADVRRLLNAGADKVSFNSAAIASPEVIADASAHYGAQCIVVAIDAKRRQGEDLAARGEGWDVYSHGGRRNTGLDAVQWALAMQQRGAGEILLTSMDRDGTRSGFDLELTRAVSEAVTLPVIASGGVGSLQHLADGVSLGAADAVLAASIFHYGEFTVRQAKEYMQAQGITVRL from the coding sequence ATGCTTGCCAAACGCATCATTCCCTGCCTGGACGTGACCGGCGGCCGTGTCGTCAAGGGCGTCAACTTCGTGCAACTGCGCGACGCGGGCGACCCGGTGGAGATCGCCGCGCGCTACAACGAGCAGGGCGCCGACGAGCTCACCTTCCTGGACATCACCGCCACCAGCGACGAGCGCGACCTGATCCTGCCCATCATCGAAGCCGTGGCCAGCCAGGTCTTCATTCCGCTCACGGTGGGCGGCGGCGTGCGCTCGGTGGCGGACGTGCGCCGCCTGCTCAATGCGGGAGCGGACAAGGTGAGTTTCAACTCGGCGGCCATCGCGAGCCCCGAGGTCATCGCCGACGCCTCGGCCCACTACGGCGCGCAGTGCATCGTCGTGGCCATAGACGCCAAGCGCCGCCAGGGCGAGGACCTGGCCGCGCGCGGCGAGGGCTGGGACGTCTACAGCCATGGCGGGCGGCGCAACACCGGGCTGGACGCGGTGCAGTGGGCGCTGGCGATGCAGCAGCGCGGCGCGGGCGAGATCCTGCTCACCAGCATGGACCGCGACGGCACGCGCTCGGGCTTCGACCTGGAGCTCACGCGCGCGGTGAGCGAGGCGGTGACGCTGCCGGTGATCGCCTCCGGCGGCGTGGGCAGCCTGCAGCATCTGGCCGACGGCGTGAGCCTGGGTGCGGCCGACGCGGTGCTGGCCGCCAGCATCTTTCACTACGGTGAATTCACCGTGCGCCAGGCCAAGGAATACATGCAGGCCCAGGGCATCACGGTGCGCCTGTGA